The DNA segment ATTAAAGGCCCAGCAAGTGCTAATAGCAGAGTAGTTAGCCAGGGAGACCAAGAGAACAGAGACTGGTACTATttatctgatctctctctctctctctctctctctctctctctctctctctctctctctctctctgtctgaggTTTTTTCCAACCAtggcaagatttttttaattactccTGATTTCTTAGCACAGAAACAACAGATTTTTCCCAAAGCCATACATAGCCTCCCTTGTCTTATGAGAAGTCTAAGCCTCTCTGAGTTTGTAAGGCCATTTTTCTAAGGGAATCTAActgttgttttaattcagaaatggaaaaatttaaTACTTCTAGGTCATAACCAACCTGTATGCTTAGTTTTTTACATTTATCTCCCATGATAAAAGCTAATGTCCCTATGACTGCTGATCCAACTATGCCTGCTCTGACCATGAAAAACTgcataaaatatttcatcttgATCCCCACAAGACATCGTCATTGTCCCTGGCATGGTGAAGACACTCAAGTTGAGTGtcaatagaagaaagaaaataagcctGATGGTGTACAAAAGTCATCTCAGCTATTGAGGAATTCAGGCAGATCGGTCATTGGTTGTTACGAAGAAGCTCTTGGGAGAAAGGGATGTGAGCAGAATCAGGAGGCCATAAACATGAGCATCATGCACTGGCAGCAGCAGTTGTTGTGTGTACCTAAAAAGCAACCATTCAGCCAAAACAACAGATCTGTCCAGAGCAAAACAAGGAACTGGAAACTTGGGAATGGAGAGGGCTAGCTGGTCATTACTACTGACCCCGAGAAGTTAAATGGCCTAGAGTGGAGGCAGCGGGTGGGAGTCTGGTATGCTATCCGTGTCTGGTTAAGGTATCCTTAGACAACCTTGTAGGCTTGAAGTTTCCCTGCTGTCTAAACAGCTCATGGGTGCCTTCTTATTCATTATTGACTTTATCCTGAAGGTGGGCTTTGCAAGACAGCATTTCCCCATGCATATAACAGCATATTAGGACCACATTTGAGACCTTTGCAGTCTCCTGCACAAGAATAAGGGATTAGAGAGGAGTTGCATAGAGAGGAACTGCAAGGGGCAGATGCACAGTTCATTGTCAGATGTCAGAATGCAGACTTTATTTCATCCTCTGATAAGACTCTGAGATGGAATTAAGGATTTAGAACTGCTCATCTAATTCTGGAAGAAGCCAACAAAGACACTAAATttggagaagagaaaatggaCTCAGCTGATTGTCTGCCATGACACACAGCTGGTGCTCACTATGGATGAAATGGATAAGGTGTGTGGTGTCACATTCTAAATGTTCTAGTTGCCCGTGGCTTTCTGGATGTAACCCACACCATAGAAAAACATCTATACCTGAGCAATGAGAAAGCATCATCTACACCCACTCTACAAATTCTAGTCTCAGAGGCACCTgaattgcttgtttttttttccataatcaCATTAACTAGCTCATAGGTTAAACCAGTTCCTTTCCACTCGTTCAGTTCAGGCATGGCTTAGCAACAGAAAgccacaacaaaagaaaactggaagAGAGTAATGTTCATGCATGTACCGCATAGGAGCCAGGACATTTTCATGATGGTCCTAGAGGACCATCCCTGCACCTACCATTCTAATGCTTTCTGTGATTGACAATAAGTGTGTCAAGACCAAGTCTTTATGTCTGGAAGCCTTAAGGCTGACATTCTCCAGCATGGAACCCCTTTAATGATGGCCCAAGGGACTTCCCTGATAATAGCCTGCCTGTTGTATTAGCTTTACCTTCACTCTGAGGGTAGCAGGAGCCCTAATGGACTAGAGTTTCTCGAACCTGTGCTGTGTCTGGAGGACACACAACTGGAGCCCTGGTGTTAGAGGGGAAAAATCTCACAGCTTTGATAACAATTTCACAGCTAACCCAGATGTGCACATTTTTgactttcttttgtcttctcctgGCATCATCTGTTTCTGGCCTAGAGATCCTTGATGAAGGCAGCTCTTGACACTTTGGATCATTTACACAAATCATCACAGGACTCTGCAGAGTTAAGAATTGAAAGATAGTTCAGCACACAGCTGACATTTCAAATAGCATGGAACAGTTCTTAGCAATCTTTCACAAGGCTCAGCACTACTCAAATCCTGTTCCAGGGAGCCCTAATTCCTTCTAGAGCAGCCAGCAAGCTCTGCAAGCTCTCTTGAAGTTCCCAGAATTAAAGACCATGAAAGCTTGGCAGGCTCCAATTTCATTCAGGAATAATGTCCAACATGGAGTCTGTGCAGGCAGGCAAGAAGGGATACCTAGAAATTTCTAAGGCATGGAGAAAGGGCTTTGCTGTGTCCTCCACTCTAAATAAACTCTCAACATTGTCTACACAGCCTTCCATTTGTTCAATACAAACCAGTAAATATCCTAAGCACaaaattctataaaataaaataataacacagaGCAACTTTTAGAAATTTGTACAACATTTACCATTGTAATGGTTAAAAAGTAGCTCCATTTCAAAGTGAGTTTCGAACTAAGTTActgtgtggggaaaaaaagaaaatctaggtAGGATTAAGCATGACCTTATTCTTAGCCTATGGACTGTTAACTACAGGCTATCTGGACCATGACCCTACTGTCAGCCTGGTCAGCAGTTAAAGTCTTGACAGCAATCTAAAGAGGAAACTGATCCCAGAGCCATCTGGCTCATTTCCCAAAATTGTTCCCCTTCCTCTTACTGTGTAACTGTTATCCTAAAATACTAACCATACACCCATTCTGCTTATGTAATCTTGCTTAACCACTGTttgctcagaaaacaaacaaacaaacaaaaaaagcaaaaacgaCATCAAAAACATGATAATAGCAGAAAAATCCCCAGAGCTGAGACAACTGTGGTTTGTGTCTTTAGACACTCGAGCCCCTGTCTTCCCCCTTTGCAGCAGCTCTCTGAAGGGCAGAAGGTGGCTGTTGTTGCAACGTTTCTAAAAgtaaacttgtttgttttttatatttactttttatttttttatgtgcattggtgttttgcttgcatgtatgtgtgagggtgccgattcccctggaattggagttacagttgtaagctgctatgtgggtgctgggaattgaacctgggtcctctggaagaacagccaatgctcttaacctgtaagccatctctccagcccgaagttgttttgttgttgttgctgctgctgctctttgcttccttccttgccTGAGGCCAGGCCATAAGCAAGGTAAGGCTTagttatttgtttgggtttttgtggATTTCAGGGAAATTTTGAATAGGATGTAGGAATGTGAATTTTCTAGTTCCTGAATCCACCACAAGTGAATGGTTTATCTTTAAAATCGAAAAAAGTTTTGTCTGGTGGTCTTTCCCAGGTGGTCTTGAACCCTGTAACACCACCTGCATATTTTATGTACGTTTTGaatgaattttataataaatgaaattattgctcacttaaaaaaattataaatagaaatctAATTCCTATaaggcgggtggtggtggcacacacctttaatcctagcacttaggaggcagagctaggcggatctctgtgagtttgaggccagcctggtatacagagcgagttccaggacaggcaccaaaactatacagagaaaccatgtctcgaaatacctaaaaaaaaaaaaaaaaaaagaaaagaaaagaaagaaaaagaaaaaagaaagaatgaaaagaaaagaaatctgattCCCATTGTAGAAAAAGTAGTTGTTGCCAAGCTACAGGAAATAAAACAGATGCCCACCTCCCACTTCTACTCTGGATCCTTCTCTTTCCTGGGCACTAGTAACCAGGTTTCCCTGCCCCTTTCTGGCTTCTCCCATTCTCTCCATATTCTGAGTATACCCTTTCAGCTCCTCACTGCTAACTCTGTGTAGAGTTTTGTGTGCAAAGTTTTAGCCTTAAAAACTTGTCATGACTATTGCTCCCAGTGTCAAGTCACTGATCCCCAAAGTAGAATGGTGACAGTCACCTAGGACGCTACAGCAGAGTGAAGATAGAAGCCCATTCTGCATATAAAGGCTGTGTGGCCACCATATCCTCTTATCTTTTCTGCTGTAGAAGAGAGGCCATTTCTTGTCCAAGCTTTGggcttctcttctggcctccatttaGCAGGAAGCTGAAGAAAGTGTTGTCTCATTCTGTGGTAAGGAGATGAGAAATGCAACCAATATTTTGAGAAATCTGGTCTTTATTGCTAATGTATGGGACAAGACAATGTTTTCATCACCAGCAGGATTGGCCAAGATGCTGCTGGCACAAAAGGAACCCTTTTGGTTCCTCAGGATCAGAGGAGCTGTCAGAATCTTCATCCATCTTGGGGGAAAAGTTGGTCAGGTTATCAGATGTGCCACTGCTGAGTAGtaattctttctgtcttttcctgaaTTTAGCCCTCTGATTTTTAAACCAAGCCTGAAATCAGATGAAGATAGAGGCTGGTTTATCATACTGAGTAATTAATATTATGGTGGAAAAACATATGCAACTTTATATGGGATGGACATTCTTCCCTTCTCAGAAGAATAGACTTTACCATTCCTCACAAACTTTTCAAGACTGCAAGTATTACCCAGGGTGGAAGATGTGCTCacagctcaggaaatcctggtTCCCATTCTACCACCACTATAAACCAGCAAACAAATTGGCCTAGCACACACAGCACCAGACTCACTCTTCTGCAGAAGCCTTTGGAAAAGCAGCTGTATGCCAACTCCTGTAAACTATCAGGGTTATTCTGTAGACAGACTTTCAAAACTGTCAGTCCTTGCCTTCTTTGCAATTAAAGAAGAGTTGGGGCAATCGTTCAGAGTTGACACAAGATATCAACCTGGGGAAATTAAATTCAGAGCTGCATTTGTCCGGGCCATCTTACTAAATGTtacaaaagaaaatcagaaaagccAGCCACAAGGGCTTTTCAGCTCTTATCCCACACCCTTTTCCCACACTTTTCCTCACTGTGTATAAATGCAAGCCATCCCCTGCTCCATGTTTACCCATTCACTCTTTCAGCTATGTGCATGTATTTAAATAACAATTGAAATGCCTGCTAATGTTTCTTCTTGCCATCACATAATCATTTCTCATGGCAATCCTGAGTCCCAACATGACTCCAGACAGAAATACTGTGCAGAAGATCTTTTTGTCACACATAGTTCAGTATTAATTAAGGAATATGCAGGTGTATGACATACATACATCAGTTATACGTATATATGCTATATTTAGACACACATAAGCACATTCCTTTCACACAGAGAATGGGAGACccagtttctttgttttgctctCCTTTGGGAAAACATATTCCTTTACTTCCAGAAATGGCGAAGAAACACTATCTGGAGTTTACTTTTTCAAACACTCTCTACTCTTGTTTGCCCGAATAAAGCAGGAATAAAGGACCCAGGAGCTCTGGGTGTGGAAGACAAGGCCATGCCTGTCTCGAAGCAGGTCTGAGATGCAGTGCCCCGCCGAGTCTCTACTGACCTTCACCTTGCATTCTTCCACATTAATGAGCTCGGCTAGTGCTTTTCTGTggagagaaagggacagaagTGGGGTAAGGAAAGTGCACCTATATGATTTCTCCACAGTGGTATCTTGctatccccgccccccccagcaAATACTCATTCCATCATTTTTCCCAAATAGGACCCTTTAGAAGTGACTTCATCTTGTTAAAACACTAACTGTTGTTTCAAGAACTCCCTAGTGCAGccagggagattgctcagtgggcgAAGGGACACAATGACATTCCTGAAGACCCAATttcaatccctgggccccacaggatggaaggagagaacagactgtcTCAGATGTTCCGCTGACATCCACATGTTCAGGTGTTGtgccatgctcacacacatactcttGGAAGTAAAATTCTAATAAGGAACTGAAGTTGAGAAATATACTGATAATTGACTATAtgatttgtatttgtttatagcagtgttcatttttttttctgtgcagcttCTCATGTTTTGTGTGGATATTGGGTATGGGTCTGAATCCAGGAAGACATGCTTGCAGGTCAGTCATCTTGCTCTAAAAATTATTTCAgtcattacatatatatatatatatatatatatatatatatatatatatatatgtgtgtgtgtgtgtatgtgtgtattgcataatattatacacacacacacacacacacacacacacacacacacacacacacaaaggaagacaTATGGAAAATACAAGTGCTCCAAAGGGCAGGTCGAGTAGAGTTGGGTGTAAATTTGGGAGTCTCTTCTCTTTGACCTCGTTGAGTGGGAGATTTTCTTGTTGTTCTGAGGTTATGCTGCCTACTAGGTCTTTCTGGATCATCACATTGTGCCCATCAGTACTTGTGGCTTTCTAAATGAGTTGTGAGAACAAACATCTTCAGGCTTGTGTTTTAAGCACTCTTACCCCATGacccactttatttatttatttatttatttatttttgtttttatgagacagggtttttctacgtagtcttggctgtcctgaaactagttttggagaccaggctggcttcgaactcacagagatctgcctgcctctgcctcctgagtgctgagattaaaggtgtgagccaccaccgcctggctccactttatttttttgatataGTATCTGTCACTGGTCCCATATTCACTGTGATCCCTAGGGATCTGGCATGTCCTCACCTCCCCAAAACTAGGATTTCCTGTGGATGGTATTATCTGTTCCACAAAGGAACAGAGTTACTGACTGTTCAAAGCAGTAAACATAGAATTAATAAACCCAGCATTTCAGTTTCTTGGTATATACCACAAAAGACTTAAAACTTGTAGTTAAAGAGGTATTTGTCCACAGAAGCAAAGCACAATTCATGTGGGCCACAGATTAAACCCATCCAGACATCCCTCCACAGGTGGTGAGAAAAGTAAACAGAATAGATATGCAAAGAAGCTAATCTTTGCAACATTCAGCTTCAAGAACGTAAAAATTCTGCCACATGCAGGAGCACACTGATGAGCATTGAGAACCTTATGCTGAGACAAACAGGGTACTGTGAAAAGGGCAAGCTCTGCATGATTTCCTTTGTGTGTGGGAGCTGAAGCAGTCAGACTCgggatgaaaaaagaaaacaatgcacTAGTCTAGAGGAAGAGTGGAGACAAAGGTTTCATAAGCACAAGGTTCTGTTTTAGCATCATAAACACACTCTGAAAAGGCTTTCACAAAAGAGTTTTGAAAACACTGCATACTCTTCACTTTAGTCTTGGTATTCACAGGgacttttatgtttcttttaaaaaacaactctgaggccgcgcggtggtggctcatgcctttaatcccagcactcgggaggcagaggcaggcggattgaggccagcctggtctacaaagagagctccaggaaaggcgcaaagctacacagagaaaccctgtcttgaaaaaaaaaaacagaaaaaaaacaacaactgtgaAATAACAACAACTGTGAAATCAAAGAGACACCCACCACGAGCATTATGGAggcttgtttctttttcaaaagtgCACGGAAAGTTTGACCTTTAACCGGCACCAAAAGTTTGACCTTTATCCTCAGAGGCCATTTTCCTCACCCCCACCATAAATTCGGCTGAAGATTTTGTGGTTTCAGGGCCAAGGGGGAAGGAGCCCAACTCAGGTAGCAAACTAATCTCAGCTACTGAGGAGGATGAGACAGGATTTCAAGTTCATAATAAACAGAGggcaaagtttttgtttttgtttgtttgttttttcgagacagggtttctctgtgtagttttggtgcctgtcctggatctcactctgtagaccaggctggcctcgaactcacagagatccgcctggctctgcctccctagtgttggcattaaaggcgtgcgccaccgactcCTGGCTTCATACTCTGTCTTAAGTTGCAAAGTAAAATGGAATCGGGATGTAACTTAGGGAGTAAAAGGGCCCAAAGTCCTGAGAAACAGAGTGGGTTCTTTAAAAAGCATGTACATACCTTCGGAGTGCATCGGGATACTGGGTTTCTCGGAAAACCCTTTCCAGTTCACAAACTTGCCCGTAGGTGAACTTGTGGTGCTTTGTATGCTTCTTGGTGGGGCGATGAGAAACTCCTCCAGTTGCTTTCCCAGGCCCCTCCATACTTCTCCATCCGGGCTCACTGAGGCTGCCTTGCATTTGGTTCGTTTCACGGTTATAGTAGTGGCCATATTTGGGGTTCGTGTGGTCTTTATCACCCAGCTCATGCAAGACTCCTCCACCTCTTCGGAAGCATCTCCGGGATGCTGCTGAAGTTGCCTTCTGCTGAGATTcggtctttatttcttcctcataGAAGCCTACCCCATAATAGTCGAGGTCGAAGTAGAAGTACTTGCTCTCCATTACTAGAGCTTCCAGATAGAGGCCACCGTGGAGTACCTCCCAGTTCCTGGGCGAAAATTGTTACAGCAGGCTGCGCATGTTCCACAGTACACATATGCGTGCTCCTGGGTGTGGCTAGTTTGGGTGCGGAAGTGGGGGGTATGTTTGGGCGTAAAGAGGTGGGTCCACCCCACGGGAGGCTACAGTagccattaggaggtgtggcaaaAGGGCTGCTTGAAGTAAAATGCTACCTTTATGATATCTTCAAGAAATAGGCCCCGAGTTGGACCTGGATTCAGGCATCTGCCTAGGTCTCAGAGAGGCCCCTGGCAAGGACTAACAATGGGTTTTAAGGCTATTTGGAGGCAGAGAATAGGGTAGgaacaaaaattcaaaagaacACTGTGTCTAACTTGGGGGCCATCTCATGGCCCCACCTTCCAATGTCACAGCCCAATGTTTTTCCCGCTGGGAATTAAGATGGTATTACAAATTAAGGGTCTCTTCTCTGTATCTCTTTGCAGACACTGAATGCAGAGTTGGCTTGGTCCGTCTAGACACAGGAGCAGAGATTAAAGCGTTTTACTTGGTGAGACCCAGTACCAAACCCTCATGATCACTGTTTGAAAATCTAAATTtgccagatttttaaaattagaatatttgTCAGAATTTACATGTAATATGCTGCCTATGGATGATCTTAGACAAAAATGCTGACATATCATGGAGGTCTTGCCCTCTTTATGTTGCAGGGGATATTAAAACTTCAAATTGAGAGAGCATTTGAACAACTCTCTTAGAACACTTTACACAGAGGCTAAAGAAATACATATACATCCAGACCAGTTTCCCCTGCCTCCTGTCCTCCAagtctcctcccccccaccccgtgccttcccctgccccctcctcctttgtttctttccagAAGAGGGTAGGCCTCCCAagtatatcaaccaaacatggcatatcaagttgcactaAGACTAGGCACCGCCCCTTGTAtaaaggcaacccaataggaggaaaaggatccaaAAGCTGGCCAAAGAGTcagacaggccctgctcccactgctaggagtcccacaagaggaccaagctatatcactgtaacatacatgcagaggactgacacacacaggctccctggttgttggttcagtctctgtgagcctctatgagcctaggttagttgattctgtgggttttcttttgatgtccttgaccctctTCCTTCCactcttcagcaggatttccagagcttggcctaatgtttggctgtgtgtctctgcatctgtttccttcaattgctggatgaagcctctctgatgacaattgggctagatACTggtctgtgagtatagcagaataccgttaggaatcatttcattgatttttttttgcttgtcatgtttggttctatcctaggtctctgggctatccagcctctgggtcctggtgttccaggcagtgtcagggataggcttcctcttgtggcatgggtctgtGCCACTTTtactccagcacatcttgtagaTAGGACAAATTGCAGGTTTGAagattatgtggctgggttggtgtccttaATCCCTCTGCTGGAAGACTTGATTGGTCACAGGACagggctggttcaggctccaaatcctctattactaggagtctttgctagggtcaccctcatttATTCCATTGAATTTCccctgcactaggtttccatttTGCCCCCAAAATGCACCCCAAATCCAGTTGTCTCTCTCAgcaccttctccttccttctcccctccattCTATTTCTCCTATTCCCATCATCCCCCACCCTACCCATCCACTCGAgatatctcttctatttccccttctcagggagattcatgtgccccttccctccagccctcctTGTTAATTAGCTTTtatgggtctgtgggttgtagcatgatTATACTTTACTatacagctaatgtccacttatacgTGACTAcctaccatatttttctttttgtgcttgtgttacttcactcaggatgattttttctagttccatccatttgcctgcatatttcatgatgttattttttaacagctgagtaatactacattatgtagatgtaccacattttctttatcaattttttggttgagggacatctaggttgtttgcagtttctggatattatgaataaatctgctatgaacatagttgagtgtccttgtggtaggatggagtgtcctttgggtatatgctcagaaTTGGGATAGTTGGGTCTtgtggtaggttgattcccagttttctgagaaacttccatattgatttccatagtgactgtacaaatttgcactcccaccaacaatggaggcttgttccccttgctctacatcttTACCATCATGAGGTGTTActtgtggtttt comes from the Peromyscus maniculatus bairdii isolate BWxNUB_F1_BW_parent chromosome X, HU_Pman_BW_mat_3.1, whole genome shotgun sequence genome and includes:
- the LOC102927635 gene encoding retinal homeobox protein Rx-B-like, which codes for MESKYFYFDLDYYGVGFYEEEIKTESQQKATSAASRRCFRRGGGVLHELGDKDHTNPKYGHYYNRETNQMQGSLSEPGWRSMEGPGKATGGVSHRPTKKHTKHHKFTYGQVCELERVFRETQYPDALRRKALAELINVEECKVKAWFKNQRAKFRKRQKELLLSSGTSDNLTNFSPKMDEDSDSSSDPEEPKGFLLCQQHLGQSCW